One Prosthecobacter dejongeii DNA window includes the following coding sequences:
- a CDS encoding N-acetylmuramic acid 6-phosphate etherase yields MKRQKPVAVSGPLLLGIEGGGTRTSVRLVDGQGSILARFQTGPAVLSLLTDRELQWHLKDIAGRLPHWPQAVGVGLAGARTAADQERLRRAVARVWPNVPCVATNDLETALAAAPALKKPIPRVLVLSGTGSCCFGRTPDGRTAKVGGRGHVIGDRGSACDIGLRALRTVMADLDHRGRLGALGAAMLNALMFNEPDELIPWSVHAPKTEIANLAITVFAVAGKGDALAKKILSDSAVTLAADACACANQLVPMGTPVEFIFNGGVLLSNPGFMRQVTRQIRSCWPQAQVTPLKVPSVAGAVELARQEAERMNAGSQAGGSRTVPQESTFALPGCLADLAVLAQSPTEQRNPKSLKLDHLSLGAGIELMLSEDAQIPAAILAEKRSISQVVAQVAKVFEKGGRLFYAGAGTSGRLGVLDASEIPPTFRAPREQVQGIIAGGRQALWSAVEGAEDDLLAGAMAIQHRELGADDVLIGIASSGRTPFVWGAIHEANQRGAYTVLLSFNPAMRGAVGRLKDKSWKPQVMITPNVGPEVLTGSTRLKSGTATKLVLNIITTLAMTKVGKVISNLMVDLNPSNVKLRDRAVRILSELTGCTKERAREALNESGWLVKDAYEKLK; encoded by the coding sequence ATGAAGCGTCAAAAGCCTGTAGCAGTTTCTGGCCCATTGCTCCTCGGTATCGAAGGGGGGGGAACGCGCACCAGTGTTCGCTTGGTGGATGGACAAGGCAGCATATTAGCACGTTTCCAAACTGGGCCAGCGGTGCTTTCGTTGCTGACGGATCGTGAATTGCAGTGGCACCTCAAGGACATTGCCGGGCGCTTACCCCACTGGCCGCAGGCGGTGGGCGTCGGCCTAGCCGGAGCACGCACGGCAGCAGACCAGGAGAGACTGCGGCGGGCGGTGGCGCGGGTGTGGCCTAACGTTCCCTGTGTGGCAACGAATGATCTGGAGACCGCCCTGGCGGCAGCTCCGGCTTTGAAGAAACCGATCCCGCGTGTGTTGGTGCTCAGCGGTACGGGCTCCTGCTGCTTTGGCCGGACTCCAGATGGGCGAACTGCGAAGGTGGGCGGGCGCGGGCATGTGATTGGCGACCGAGGCAGCGCCTGTGACATCGGCCTGCGGGCTCTGCGCACCGTGATGGCTGACCTGGATCATCGCGGTCGCCTGGGGGCGCTGGGGGCCGCGATGCTGAACGCGCTGATGTTCAATGAGCCTGACGAACTGATTCCCTGGTCAGTGCATGCGCCGAAGACAGAGATCGCCAATCTTGCCATCACCGTCTTTGCAGTGGCGGGTAAAGGGGATGCTCTCGCAAAGAAAATTTTGTCCGATTCCGCCGTGACTCTGGCAGCCGATGCCTGTGCCTGCGCCAACCAACTGGTGCCCATGGGAACGCCTGTGGAATTTATTTTCAATGGTGGGGTGTTGCTTAGCAATCCCGGTTTCATGCGGCAGGTGACACGGCAGATCCGCTCCTGCTGGCCGCAGGCCCAGGTGACACCGCTGAAGGTGCCCTCTGTGGCCGGGGCCGTGGAGCTGGCCCGCCAAGAGGCAGAGCGGATGAATGCAGGGAGTCAGGCGGGAGGCTCACGCACTGTGCCGCAGGAGAGTACCTTCGCATTGCCGGGATGCCTCGCTGATCTGGCCGTCCTCGCTCAGTCGCCTACGGAACAGCGAAATCCAAAGTCACTGAAATTGGATCACTTGTCGTTAGGTGCAGGCATTGAGCTCATGCTCAGTGAAGATGCGCAGATTCCTGCCGCCATTTTGGCAGAAAAGCGCTCCATAAGTCAGGTGGTAGCCCAGGTGGCCAAGGTCTTTGAAAAGGGGGGACGTCTCTTTTACGCGGGTGCAGGCACGAGCGGCCGCTTGGGCGTGCTGGATGCCAGTGAAATTCCTCCGACCTTTCGTGCTCCACGGGAGCAGGTGCAGGGCATCATCGCAGGTGGCAGGCAGGCTTTGTGGAGCGCGGTGGAGGGGGCTGAGGATGATTTGCTGGCTGGTGCCATGGCCATCCAGCACCGAGAGCTGGGGGCGGACGATGTTTTGATCGGCATTGCGTCCAGCGGTCGTACGCCTTTCGTCTGGGGTGCGATCCATGAGGCCAATCAGCGCGGAGCTTACACGGTGCTGCTGTCTTTCAATCCAGCGATGCGCGGGGCTGTGGGCAGACTGAAAGATAAAAGCTGGAAGCCGCAGGTGATGATCACCCCCAATGTTGGCCCGGAGGTCCTCACGGGCTCTACGAGATTGAAATCTGGAACAGCTACTAAACTGGTGTTGAACATCATCACCACGCTTGCCATGACCAAAGTGGGCAAGGTGATCAGCAATCTGATGGTGGATCTAAATCCGTCCAACGTGAAGCTGCGGGACCGTGCGGTGCGTATCCTTTCAGAACTTACAGGCTGTACCAAAGAGAGGGCACGAGAGGCGCTGAATGAGAGTGGCTGGCTGGTGAAGGATGCCTATGAAAAGCTGAAGTGA
- a CDS encoding redoxin domain-containing protein translates to MKRFILLLPFVLTAPLAAQAASVAERFAGFDKNKDGLIAGEEMQAAPFLPKLDLNGDGSLTLEEAEKAVQLADRAKQRKVESPPVGKTGIAEFDNLDKNGDGLLTENEMPQKRWMRFLDQDNNGTVTLAEATEAMARLRRKGATPESPLPAIPADKDPELKEAPIVLKASDHGVGHLVADLALNDSTGHSHQLSERIHGQQGLIIAFFGATCPISGKLGPELARLEKVAQEQKVGMLLVCPVAVETQNDIQTFVTTHGLKSPVVHDQDGRLASALTATTTTEVFLLDAARTLIYRGAINDQYGLGYTKERPNKTYLRDALAAMLAHQAPAIAATTAPGCALDIKPATVVAQTAVTYHHQISRILQANCVECHRKDSIGPFSLETYEDVIENAAMIRKQVERGAMPPWFAASPPEGTHTPWINDSSLSPQDKKDLLTWLASDRPLGQVTDAPQPRSFPKEWAIGTPDAIIQLPKPIAIKAEGTMPYQFVTATTAFAEDRWVQGYEIMPTDRGVVHHVIVQVHPKGSNVRDRGEGTEGYWAAYVPGNAAHIWPTGFAKKLPAGAIVSFQIHYTPNGKKTEDQLRMGLVFAKEKPRYIVHTAAVAHPRLNIPAGAPDHLEVKEQTVPMDMNVMAYMAHMHVRGKAFKFEVTPPGGQSEVLLDIPRYDFNWQLRYDYAQPKFLPRGSQVKITAVFDNSEGNPANPDPTKNIRWGPQTQDEMMIGYFEYYTSNEDVAAR, encoded by the coding sequence ATGAAACGTTTTATTCTTTTGCTGCCCTTTGTCCTCACCGCTCCCTTGGCAGCCCAGGCCGCTAGCGTGGCCGAGCGCTTTGCCGGATTCGACAAAAACAAAGATGGCCTCATCGCGGGCGAAGAAATGCAGGCCGCGCCTTTCTTGCCCAAACTGGACCTGAATGGCGATGGATCTCTCACTCTAGAAGAAGCCGAGAAGGCAGTGCAACTGGCTGACCGTGCGAAACAACGCAAGGTCGAATCTCCGCCTGTGGGCAAGACGGGCATCGCTGAATTTGATAACCTCGACAAAAATGGTGATGGTCTATTGACCGAAAATGAGATGCCGCAAAAGCGCTGGATGCGTTTTCTGGATCAGGATAACAACGGCACTGTGACCCTGGCGGAGGCGACTGAAGCCATGGCCCGCCTGCGCCGCAAAGGGGCCACGCCTGAATCCCCTCTTCCCGCCATTCCAGCCGACAAAGATCCAGAACTGAAAGAGGCTCCCATCGTCCTGAAAGCTTCTGATCACGGCGTGGGTCATCTTGTTGCTGATCTGGCTCTCAACGACAGCACAGGCCATAGCCATCAACTAAGTGAACGCATCCACGGCCAGCAAGGCCTCATCATCGCCTTCTTTGGGGCCACCTGCCCCATCAGCGGCAAGCTGGGCCCCGAACTCGCCCGTTTGGAAAAAGTCGCTCAGGAACAGAAAGTCGGCATGCTCCTCGTCTGCCCAGTGGCGGTCGAAACACAGAATGACATCCAGACTTTCGTCACGACTCACGGGCTCAAATCTCCCGTGGTGCATGATCAGGATGGCCGTCTCGCCTCCGCCTTGACCGCCACAACCACCACCGAAGTCTTCTTGCTCGATGCCGCTCGTACTCTGATCTATCGCGGTGCCATCAATGACCAATACGGGCTGGGCTACACGAAAGAACGGCCTAACAAAACGTATCTACGTGATGCCCTCGCGGCCATGCTTGCCCACCAGGCACCCGCCATCGCCGCTACCACCGCCCCGGGTTGTGCTCTGGACATCAAGCCAGCCACCGTTGTCGCCCAGACAGCCGTCACCTATCACCACCAAATCTCCCGCATTCTGCAGGCGAACTGCGTGGAGTGTCATCGCAAAGACAGCATTGGCCCCTTCAGCCTGGAGACCTACGAAGACGTTATCGAAAACGCCGCCATGATCCGCAAGCAAGTGGAGCGTGGGGCCATGCCACCGTGGTTTGCCGCCTCGCCTCCTGAGGGCACACACACACCCTGGATCAATGACAGCTCCCTTTCACCTCAGGATAAAAAAGACCTGCTGACTTGGCTAGCCAGTGACCGCCCTCTAGGTCAAGTAACCGATGCCCCCCAGCCTCGCAGCTTCCCAAAGGAGTGGGCCATCGGAACCCCAGACGCCATCATTCAACTGCCCAAACCTATCGCGATCAAAGCAGAGGGCACCATGCCCTACCAGTTTGTCACAGCGACCACCGCCTTTGCAGAAGACCGTTGGGTGCAGGGTTATGAGATCATGCCGACCGACCGGGGCGTCGTGCATCACGTTATTGTCCAAGTTCACCCGAAGGGCAGCAATGTGAGAGACCGAGGCGAGGGCACTGAGGGCTACTGGGCCGCTTATGTGCCGGGCAATGCAGCCCACATCTGGCCCACAGGCTTTGCCAAAAAACTACCCGCAGGTGCCATCGTCAGCTTTCAAATTCACTACACACCTAACGGCAAAAAGACCGAGGATCAGCTCCGTATGGGACTCGTCTTTGCCAAAGAGAAACCTCGTTACATTGTCCATACCGCCGCCGTGGCCCACCCACGTTTAAACATCCCCGCAGGTGCTCCAGACCATCTGGAGGTAAAGGAGCAAACCGTGCCTATGGATATGAATGTGATGGCCTACATGGCCCACATGCACGTGCGCGGGAAAGCCTTCAAATTTGAGGTCACACCTCCCGGCGGCCAAAGTGAAGTGCTGCTGGATATCCCTCGTTACGACTTCAACTGGCAGCTCCGTTACGACTATGCTCAACCGAAATTTCTCCCGCGTGGTAGTCAGGTAAAAATCACCGCAGTCTTTGACAACAGCGAAGGCAACCCCGCCAATCCTGACCCGACTAAAAACATCCGTTGGGGACCGCAGACCCAGGATGAAATGATGATCGGCTATTTTGAATACTACACTTCAAACGAGGATGTGGCCGCGCGGTAA
- a CDS encoding MOSC domain-containing protein, translating to MQILHIYISPEHNYFGHHGQPPGESPAQEVETVECVAGKGLVGDRFFDFKEKYKGQVTFFAHEVYERLCEEFQAMGVSPSVFRRNIITKGVNLNDLVGEEFEIQGVRFKGTEECKPCYWMDQALAPGAEAAMKGNGGLRAQILRSGLLKRG from the coding sequence ATGCAGATCCTCCACATCTACATTTCACCTGAGCACAACTACTTCGGCCACCATGGCCAACCTCCAGGGGAGTCACCTGCGCAGGAAGTAGAAACCGTGGAATGCGTGGCGGGGAAAGGTCTGGTGGGGGATCGCTTTTTCGATTTTAAGGAGAAATACAAAGGCCAGGTCACCTTCTTTGCCCACGAAGTGTATGAACGCCTGTGTGAAGAATTCCAGGCCATGGGAGTTTCCCCTTCCGTTTTCCGCCGGAACATCATCACCAAAGGGGTAAATCTCAATGACCTTGTCGGCGAGGAATTCGAGATCCAAGGCGTGCGCTTTAAAGGCACCGAAGAGTGTAAACCCTGCTACTGGATGGACCAAGCCCTGGCCCCCGGAGCCGAAGCTGCGATGAAGGGCAACGGGGGGCTGCGCGCCCAGATTCTCAGAAGCGGCCTGCTTAAAAGAGGCTGA
- a CDS encoding Gfo/Idh/MocA family protein: MSSERIIRIGIVGAGGIVKQRHLPGLRALPNVRITAVANSSLASAEAFCQEFAPEAKAHARWEDVVDNEDVDVVWIGAHPVMHHDATDFGLQCGKHVFTQARMAATLQEAEHMWERAQSCPDLVTAICPAPQGMKAGEMVKKLLVEGAIGKPHQALLHSFNGAWLDANQPAHWRQKVDVSGIQILTLGIYTEVLQRWLGHIVEVEARGNVVIPERQGFTVETPDFVHVMAKFRSGLEATMLFSGVAAHAPTDKLWLFGSEGTLSYDFVTDEVCIGKPGGSLEVVPVPYEMQREWTVESDFIQAVMNPAAPRPKPDFTEGVCYMRVVEAVWEAMEKRSAVKCA, encoded by the coding sequence ATGAGTTCAGAGAGAATCATCCGGATCGGGATCGTAGGCGCAGGTGGCATTGTGAAACAGCGTCATCTACCGGGCTTGCGTGCGCTTCCGAATGTGCGCATTACCGCGGTGGCCAATTCATCGTTGGCCAGCGCGGAAGCTTTTTGCCAGGAGTTCGCGCCTGAGGCTAAGGCCCATGCACGCTGGGAAGATGTGGTGGACAATGAGGACGTGGATGTGGTGTGGATCGGCGCGCACCCCGTGATGCACCACGATGCGACGGACTTTGGCCTGCAATGTGGCAAGCATGTCTTCACTCAGGCGCGCATGGCGGCGACTTTGCAGGAGGCCGAACACATGTGGGAGCGCGCGCAGAGCTGTCCAGATCTAGTGACGGCCATCTGCCCCGCTCCTCAAGGCATGAAGGCTGGGGAGATGGTGAAAAAGCTGCTGGTGGAAGGCGCGATCGGGAAACCTCATCAAGCGCTTTTGCACAGCTTCAATGGGGCTTGGTTGGATGCTAACCAGCCTGCGCACTGGAGGCAAAAAGTGGATGTCAGCGGGATTCAAATTCTCACCTTGGGTATTTACACAGAGGTATTGCAACGTTGGTTAGGTCACATTGTGGAGGTTGAGGCGCGGGGGAATGTGGTCATCCCAGAGCGCCAGGGTTTCACGGTAGAAACGCCAGATTTTGTGCACGTCATGGCCAAATTCCGCAGTGGTCTAGAGGCTACGATGCTGTTTAGCGGTGTCGCGGCGCATGCGCCTACGGACAAGCTTTGGCTCTTTGGTAGCGAAGGCACGCTGAGTTATGACTTTGTCACGGATGAAGTCTGCATCGGCAAACCTGGCGGCAGCCTGGAGGTGGTGCCTGTGCCTTACGAAATGCAGCGCGAATGGACCGTGGAGAGTGACTTCATCCAGGCCGTCATGAACCCCGCAGCTCCGCGGCCAAAGCCGGACTTTACCGAAGGAGTGTGCTACATGCGTGTGGTGGAGGCCGTGTGGGAGGCCATGGAAAAAAGGTCAGCGGTGAAGTGCGCATAA
- a CDS encoding BPL-N domain-containing protein, whose product MKLLLLLTALSFSLSLTAGENLAPGVQYPKLVGKWASFNVTSGINGKSVIEVSPGHYYLLHPISGKASTGLYHTSDPAEFDPTTTRININALHLVAEFSLTEARFIPGASGAEPQWRLVGKRPKTQELQAIAITWHDLAPLAPIKRGEGPVRVALFDDYGSFGKGVPRCTELLSQASGVKVTTVKPQLIRSGGLKDFDVVIFTGGSGGKQAGTLGLVGREQVRRFIEAGGGYVGICAGNYLACDGFSWGLKILDAKTKSSKWARGVGDVKIEFTSKGREILGMPEGLLDIRYANGPVFNPAGDDTIPDFEPLAYFRSELAENGSPPGAQVNSPAMVAGTYGKGRLLCSSPHPEQQAGMETFVLKAVQWVAGQ is encoded by the coding sequence ATGAAACTCCTGCTTCTCCTCACGGCCCTTTCCTTTTCCCTTTCGCTAACCGCAGGTGAGAATTTAGCCCCAGGAGTCCAGTATCCAAAACTGGTGGGAAAATGGGCTTCCTTCAATGTCACCAGCGGCATCAATGGGAAATCCGTCATCGAAGTCAGCCCAGGGCATTATTACCTATTGCATCCCATCTCAGGCAAAGCCAGCACTGGCCTCTACCATACGTCCGATCCGGCAGAGTTTGATCCCACCACGACCCGAATTAATATCAACGCCCTGCATCTAGTGGCGGAGTTTTCGTTGACGGAAGCACGATTTATCCCAGGTGCTTCAGGCGCAGAGCCACAATGGCGGCTAGTGGGCAAACGCCCCAAGACCCAGGAGCTCCAGGCCATTGCGATCACTTGGCATGACCTCGCCCCGCTGGCCCCCATCAAGCGCGGTGAGGGCCCTGTGAGAGTGGCTCTGTTTGATGACTACGGCAGCTTTGGCAAAGGAGTGCCGCGTTGCACAGAACTCCTCAGCCAAGCCTCAGGAGTCAAGGTCACGACCGTTAAACCGCAGCTCATTCGGTCAGGTGGGCTCAAAGATTTCGATGTCGTGATCTTCACCGGTGGTAGCGGTGGCAAACAGGCGGGCACACTCGGTCTTGTAGGCCGTGAGCAGGTGCGCCGTTTCATTGAGGCTGGGGGTGGTTACGTGGGCATCTGCGCGGGCAATTATCTAGCCTGCGATGGTTTTTCCTGGGGATTGAAGATCCTGGATGCCAAGACCAAGTCCTCGAAATGGGCGCGCGGTGTCGGTGATGTGAAGATCGAATTCACCTCAAAAGGTCGTGAAATTCTAGGCATGCCGGAAGGGCTGCTGGACATTCGTTATGCCAATGGCCCCGTCTTCAATCCCGCAGGAGATGACACCATCCCAGACTTCGAACCCCTGGCGTATTTCCGCAGTGAGCTAGCGGAAAATGGATCCCCCCCAGGAGCCCAAGTGAACTCCCCCGCGATGGTTGCAGGCACTTATGGGAAAGGCCGCCTGCTTTGCAGCAGCCCACATCCAGAGCAGCAGGCGGGGATGGAGACCTTCGTCCTCAAGGCTGTGCAGTGGGTGGCAGGGCAATAA
- a CDS encoding C40 family peptidase — translation MNPSQDFIPDILEDTPEAATLKNLGRRDWLKMSGLGALAFAGGGAGVYYYSQIPLLHFDGRYARATAYHPPVLHHLVHYANQLVDKPYKWGGGHKQLFDNGFDCSGSISHILYRAGLLVQPLNSRGFAGYGKSGPGRYVSIFVKPGNHVFMSVCGLRFDTSGTQTGEGPRWRSSARGTTGFINRHPHGL, via the coding sequence ATGAATCCATCACAGGACTTCATCCCCGACATCCTGGAAGACACGCCTGAAGCCGCGACCTTGAAAAATCTGGGTCGGCGCGATTGGCTCAAAATGAGTGGCCTCGGTGCACTCGCCTTCGCGGGGGGTGGCGCCGGCGTTTATTATTACTCGCAGATCCCCCTGCTGCATTTTGATGGAAGGTATGCACGGGCCACGGCCTACCACCCGCCCGTTCTTCATCACCTCGTTCATTACGCTAATCAACTGGTGGACAAACCTTACAAGTGGGGAGGCGGCCACAAGCAACTGTTTGACAATGGATTCGACTGCTCCGGCTCCATCTCCCACATCCTCTATCGTGCCGGACTGCTGGTGCAGCCGCTTAATTCACGAGGCTTTGCAGGTTATGGAAAGTCTGGTCCCGGGCGCTACGTCTCCATCTTTGTGAAACCTGGTAACCATGTCTTCATGTCCGTCTGCGGCCTGCGGTTTGACACCTCGGGCACGCAAACAGGCGAAGGTCCGCGCTGGCGCTCCTCGGCACGTGGCACCACCGGATTTATCAATCGTCACCCGCACGGTTTGTAG
- a CDS encoding peptidoglycan recognition protein family protein — MSVRRLQTGKVCLIPHTAAMNKGSALLALPLALVALVVFVACGSPAGRSKIAMWEARYNDNSLGRVTPEQLLREVGLRPDLIPAGKVGRYKYRPMTPKYITIHSTQNYSGDAYNHALALKRGALRATKRPGGNRIGFLTWHFTTQSNVAIQHLPCREQGEHADFDGPGNNYSIGIEMCEHRGNDIALTIDKTARLTAYLMYVYGIPLNHVVPHYHWPRISPSIKDPHKNCPHFLLDRGRPGPTWQWYLRRVNLHYNRLVPGPARTLG; from the coding sequence ATGTCAGTCCGCAGACTCCAGACTGGCAAAGTCTGTCTCATCCCGCATACTGCTGCCATGAATAAAGGCAGTGCTCTTTTAGCTCTCCCCCTCGCTTTGGTGGCCCTAGTTGTTTTCGTGGCTTGTGGCTCGCCCGCAGGCCGCTCAAAAATCGCCATGTGGGAAGCCCGCTACAATGACAATTCGTTGGGCCGAGTCACTCCAGAGCAATTGCTCCGCGAAGTCGGCCTGCGGCCCGACCTGATCCCCGCAGGCAAAGTAGGCCGATATAAATATCGGCCCATGACCCCCAAATACATCACCATCCACAGCACCCAAAACTACAGTGGCGATGCCTACAATCATGCCCTAGCCCTGAAACGTGGGGCGCTGCGGGCCACCAAGCGCCCAGGTGGAAATCGTATCGGCTTTCTCACCTGGCACTTCACCACCCAGTCGAATGTTGCCATCCAGCACCTGCCTTGCCGTGAGCAGGGAGAGCACGCTGACTTCGACGGACCGGGGAATAATTACAGCATTGGGATCGAGATGTGTGAACATCGCGGCAACGACATCGCGCTGACCATTGATAAAACCGCCCGCCTCACGGCCTACCTCATGTATGTGTATGGCATTCCGCTGAACCATGTCGTACCCCACTACCACTGGCCACGCATCAGCCCCAGCATTAAAGACCCACACAAAAATTGCCCGCACTTTCTGTTAGATCGTGGGCGCCCAGGCCCCACCTGGCAGTGGTATTTGCGACGGGTAAATTTGCATTACAATCGCCTTGTCCCAGGCCCAGCACGTACTCTTGGCTGA
- a CDS encoding MGDG synthase family glycosyltransferase — protein sequence MFEFRQISASDSFVILVLTAGFGDGHNTAAFSTAEALRRLCPGEDVQTCDLISEVQPRIATVLKNLYQQAITHFPSGWRLVYRMLEKSDVDPQDSAWLAPLVRGLREKIETLQPRLIISTYPLYAALMDALRKQHVPLPRLVTIITDSISVHRIWLMQPSDLYCVADAETHEVVEKLGIPANKVTITGFPVSLQFTETLPPGATQPGVQRILYLPSTTGRRVATTLAALKPLLEAGVKLTIPVGKHSSRLYHVLRKFTDAMPQARVEIIGWTNRIPELLRTHDVVICKAGGAILHEVLAARIPAVIDYVVPGQEEGNAEMLLSRNCAYRTFTSKETGEAVAKVLANGGKVGRQMQANMLAISVPDAAIRTAQIALEMASPLATKESLSATKQEA from the coding sequence TTGTTTGAGTTCCGTCAAATTTCCGCCAGCGATAGCTTTGTGATTCTTGTCCTGACTGCAGGCTTTGGCGATGGGCACAACACCGCTGCTTTTTCCACGGCTGAAGCGCTACGGCGCCTCTGCCCAGGGGAAGATGTGCAAACATGTGATCTCATCAGCGAGGTGCAGCCCCGCATCGCGACCGTGTTGAAGAATCTGTATCAGCAAGCCATCACCCACTTTCCCAGTGGCTGGCGGTTGGTCTATCGGATGTTAGAAAAGTCTGACGTGGACCCCCAGGACAGTGCTTGGCTAGCCCCCCTGGTGCGCGGCTTGCGTGAGAAGATCGAGACCCTCCAGCCGCGTCTCATCATCAGTACCTACCCCTTGTATGCAGCGCTGATGGATGCCCTGCGTAAGCAGCATGTGCCGCTACCTCGCTTAGTCACCATCATCACGGATTCGATCAGCGTGCACCGCATCTGGCTCATGCAGCCGAGCGATCTCTACTGTGTCGCCGATGCGGAAACTCATGAGGTGGTGGAGAAACTGGGCATCCCCGCAAACAAAGTCACCATCACGGGCTTTCCGGTCAGTCTGCAATTTACTGAAACACTGCCTCCAGGGGCCACTCAGCCCGGTGTTCAGCGTATTCTCTATCTACCTTCGACCACGGGACGTCGGGTGGCCACCACTTTGGCTGCACTGAAACCTTTGCTGGAAGCAGGCGTGAAACTGACGATCCCTGTGGGCAAGCACAGTTCTCGCCTGTATCACGTCTTGCGCAAGTTTACCGATGCCATGCCTCAGGCTCGGGTGGAGATCATCGGCTGGACCAATCGGATCCCCGAACTGCTACGCACCCATGATGTGGTGATTTGCAAGGCAGGTGGTGCCATCCTTCATGAGGTGCTGGCCGCACGTATCCCGGCGGTGATTGATTATGTGGTACCCGGTCAGGAGGAAGGAAATGCGGAGATGCTGCTATCCCGCAACTGTGCCTATCGAACTTTCACCTCCAAGGAAACCGGCGAAGCTGTGGCTAAGGTGCTAGCAAATGGAGGAAAAGTAGGCCGCCAAATGCAGGCCAATATGTTGGCGATCAGTGTTCCTGATGCAGCAATTCGCACGGCTCAAATCGCCCTGGAGATGGCGTCTCCACTCGCCACTAAGGAGTCACTTTCGGCGACGAAACAGGAGGCGTAG